One Streptomyces fagopyri DNA window includes the following coding sequences:
- a CDS encoding glycine hydroxymethyltransferase, with the protein MSEPLSTESTAFRSALDVIRAVEPRVADAIGQEVADQRAMLKLIASENYASPATLLAMGNWFSDKYAEGTVGRRFYAGCRNVDTVEALAAEHARELFGAEHAYAQPHSGIDANLVAFWAVLAARVEAPALAKAGVRNVNDLSEADWAELRQAFGNQRMLGMSLDAGGHLTHGFRPNISGKMFDQRSYGTDPATGLIDYEALRVSAREFKPMILVAGYSAYPRLVNFRIMREIADEVGATLMVDMAHFAGLVAGKVLTGDFDPVPHAQIVTTTTHKSLRGPRGGMVLCDESLAEQVDRGCPMVLGGPLPHVMAAKAVALAEARRPEFRDYARAVVDNARALAEGLMRRGATLVTGGTDNHLNLIDVASSYGLTGRQAESALLDSGIVTNRNAIPADPNGAWYTSGIRIGTPALTTRGLGTAEMDEIAGLIDRVLTVAEPGTTAKGNPSKAQHVLDPKISDEIAHRATDLLAPFPLYPEIDLG; encoded by the coding sequence ATGTCCGAGCCCCTGTCCACCGAGTCCACCGCCTTCCGCAGCGCCCTCGACGTGATCCGGGCCGTGGAGCCCCGCGTCGCGGACGCCATCGGCCAGGAAGTCGCCGACCAGCGCGCCATGCTCAAGCTGATCGCGTCCGAGAACTACGCCTCCCCGGCCACTCTGCTGGCCATGGGGAACTGGTTCAGCGACAAGTACGCGGAGGGCACCGTCGGCCGCCGCTTCTACGCCGGCTGCCGCAACGTCGACACCGTCGAGGCCCTCGCCGCCGAGCACGCCCGCGAACTCTTCGGCGCCGAGCACGCCTACGCCCAGCCGCACTCCGGCATCGACGCCAACCTCGTCGCCTTCTGGGCCGTCCTCGCCGCCCGCGTCGAGGCCCCGGCCCTCGCCAAGGCCGGCGTCCGCAATGTCAACGACCTCTCCGAGGCCGACTGGGCCGAACTGCGTCAGGCCTTCGGCAACCAGCGCATGCTCGGCATGTCCCTGGACGCCGGCGGTCACCTCACCCACGGCTTCCGCCCGAACATCTCCGGCAAGATGTTCGACCAGCGTTCCTACGGCACCGACCCCGCCACCGGCCTCATCGACTACGAGGCCCTGCGCGTCTCCGCCCGCGAGTTCAAGCCGATGATCCTCGTCGCCGGGTACTCCGCCTACCCCCGTCTGGTGAACTTCCGGATCATGCGGGAGATCGCCGACGAGGTCGGCGCGACGCTGATGGTCGACATGGCGCACTTCGCCGGTCTCGTCGCCGGCAAGGTCCTCACCGGAGACTTCGACCCGGTCCCGCACGCCCAGATCGTCACCACCACCACCCACAAGTCGCTGCGGGGCCCGCGCGGCGGCATGGTGCTGTGCGACGAGTCCCTCGCCGAGCAGGTCGACCGCGGCTGCCCGATGGTCCTCGGCGGCCCCCTCCCGCACGTCATGGCCGCCAAGGCCGTCGCGCTCGCCGAGGCCCGCCGACCCGAGTTCCGCGACTACGCCCGCGCCGTCGTCGACAACGCCCGCGCTCTCGCCGAGGGTCTGATGCGCCGCGGCGCCACGCTGGTCACCGGCGGCACCGACAACCACCTGAACCTGATCGACGTCGCGTCCTCCTACGGCCTCACCGGCCGCCAGGCCGAGTCCGCGCTGCTCGACTCGGGCATCGTCACCAACCGCAACGCCATCCCCGCCGATCCCAACGGCGCCTGGTACACCTCGGGTATCCGCATCGGTACGCCCGCTCTGACCACCCGTGGTCTGGGGACGGCCGAGATGGACGAGATCGCCGGTCTGATCGACCGCGTCCTCACCGTCGCCGAGCCGGGCACCACCGCCAAGGGCAACCCGTCCAAGGCCCAGCACGTCCTGGACCCGAAGATCTCCGACGAGATCGCGCACCGTGCCACCGACCTGCTGGCCCCCTTCCCGCTCTACCCGGAGATCGACCTCGGCTGA
- a CDS encoding glutathionylspermidine synthase family protein codes for MERHLLEPRTGWQQTVERQGLIYPLTRHPDDSLRPYWDESAYYAFSLPEIEALEDTVAELHRMCLAAAGHIVEENRFADLGITDPRVVRAVAEAWHRRAELPSVYGRFDLRYDGTGPAKLLEYNADTPTSLVEAASPQWFWMEDRFPDADQWNSLHERLVAAWRKQASLLPPGSPLHFAHSAEDELGEDLMTVAYLKETAEQAGLDTDWISVEEIGWDPLSGRFVDNRLRFIRGCFKLYPWEWLTTDRFGDHVLDTLDNGGGTGSTMWIEPAWKMLLSNKALLAVLWELYPGHPHLLAAHLDGPRELAATTGYVAKPLLGREGAGVTVHEPGADPVPRDEPCCYQELAPLPSFDGNHVVLGAWVVEDEPAGLGIRESAGLITDEYARFLPHVIL; via the coding sequence GTGGAACGTCATCTCCTCGAACCCCGTACCGGCTGGCAGCAGACCGTCGAGCGGCAGGGTCTCATCTACCCGTTGACCCGCCACCCGGACGACTCCCTGCGCCCCTACTGGGACGAGAGCGCCTACTACGCCTTCTCGCTCCCCGAGATCGAGGCGCTGGAGGACACCGTCGCGGAACTGCACCGCATGTGCCTCGCGGCGGCCGGGCACATCGTCGAGGAGAACCGCTTCGCCGATCTCGGCATCACCGACCCGAGGGTGGTCCGGGCGGTCGCCGAGGCCTGGCACCGCCGTGCCGAACTCCCGTCCGTCTACGGCCGCTTCGACCTGCGCTACGACGGCACGGGCCCCGCCAAACTGCTGGAGTACAACGCCGACACCCCGACCTCGCTCGTCGAGGCCGCGAGCCCCCAGTGGTTCTGGATGGAGGATCGTTTCCCCGACGCCGACCAGTGGAACTCCCTGCACGAACGCCTCGTCGCCGCCTGGCGCAAGCAGGCCTCCCTCCTCCCGCCGGGCAGCCCCCTGCACTTCGCGCACTCCGCGGAGGACGAGCTCGGCGAGGACCTGATGACCGTCGCCTATCTGAAGGAGACCGCCGAACAGGCGGGCCTCGACACCGACTGGATATCGGTCGAGGAGATCGGCTGGGACCCCCTGTCCGGCCGCTTCGTCGACAACCGGCTCCGGTTCATCCGCGGCTGCTTCAAGCTGTACCCCTGGGAATGGCTCACCACCGACCGCTTCGGCGACCACGTCCTGGACACCCTCGACAACGGCGGCGGCACGGGCTCCACGATGTGGATCGAACCGGCCTGGAAGATGCTCCTCAGCAACAAGGCGCTCCTGGCGGTCCTCTGGGAGCTGTATCCCGGCCACCCCCACCTGCTGGCCGCGCACCTCGACGGCCCGCGGGAGCTGGCCGCGACCACGGGATACGTCGCCAAGCCCCTGCTCGGCCGGGAGGGCGCCGGCGTCACCGTCCACGAACCCGGCGCGGACCCCGTCCCGCGGGACGAACCCTGCTGCTACCAGGAACTGGCCCCGCTGCCCTCCTTCGACGGCAACCACGTCGTGCTCGGCGCCTGGGTGGTGGAGGACGAACCGGCGGGACTCGGCATCCGCGAGTCGGCAGGCCTGATCACCGACGAGTACGCCCGCTTCCTGCCCCACGTGATCCTCTGA
- a CDS encoding chorismate-binding protein produces the protein MKTLLIDNDDSNTYHLFRLIAEVNGEEPVVIPHDAPAGGIPDPATFDNVVVSPGPGHPAAPRDFGISARVLAEATVPVLGVCLGHQGIAPGEWDRSAAAPAPRQGRLSTVRHDERDLFQGLPQQFTAVRHHSLSVREPLPAALEATAWSEDGVLMGLRHRGRPLWGVQFHPESVLTEYGFRMLVNFRDLTAERARRPRTRNTAVPPAAAASPVRTVRPAHRLHTRRVAAAVDAEAAFTRMYAASPRAFWLDSSRTGADRARFSFLGDDAGPLAEFVRYDVTSGYCEIERAGRPPRKVRASVFDYLKRQLAGRAVDSTGLPFDFTGGYVGYFGYEVKADCGSPNRHRSATPDACWLFADRLIAVDHQEGFTYAVALAEDTPAASREAADWLDGALEQLSFVRAGGAGGAGGADPVALPGPVPAGPCLDPAGPRLVRDRETDFTGVEACRREPRAGDGHEIRPANAARLPTPYGPYHPYDPYDPYDPYDPYDFYRVLRRIDPAPYGAFLRFGDLDVAGSSPERFLRVTRDGEAEAGPVKGSAPRGAGPLEDARPRNAPASDTEARAENQTAEGADAVDRVRACFPGGSATGAPKLRTLEITGSLETRARGVYSGALGYLGCGGGADLALAVRTAVLVDGRTRLGAGSAIALDSDPAAAHDEMLLKTAALMRAPREHGRDGQHGEHGQHGELGEHGADAEHGRPGGHDERDERDEPG, from the coding sequence GTGAAGACCCTGCTCATCGACAATGACGACTCGAACACGTACCACCTGTTCCGGCTGATCGCCGAGGTCAACGGCGAGGAGCCGGTGGTGATCCCCCATGACGCCCCGGCCGGCGGAATTCCGGATCCCGCCACGTTCGACAATGTCGTCGTGTCACCCGGCCCGGGACATCCCGCGGCGCCCCGTGACTTCGGGATCAGCGCCAGGGTGCTCGCCGAGGCCACCGTCCCTGTGCTCGGCGTCTGCCTCGGCCACCAGGGCATCGCGCCGGGCGAGTGGGACCGGTCGGCGGCCGCCCCGGCACCCCGGCAGGGTCGTCTCTCCACGGTCCGGCACGACGAACGGGACCTGTTCCAGGGCCTGCCGCAGCAGTTCACCGCGGTCCGCCACCACTCGCTGTCCGTGCGCGAGCCGCTGCCCGCGGCCCTGGAGGCCACCGCCTGGTCGGAGGACGGCGTCCTGATGGGGCTGCGGCACCGCGGCCGGCCCCTGTGGGGCGTGCAGTTCCACCCGGAATCCGTGCTCACCGAGTACGGATTCCGGATGCTCGTGAACTTCCGCGACCTCACGGCGGAACGCGCCCGCAGGCCGCGTACGAGGAACACCGCGGTCCCCCCGGCCGCGGCGGCGTCTCCCGTGCGGACCGTGCGGCCCGCCCACCGTCTGCACACCCGCCGGGTCGCCGCCGCGGTCGACGCGGAGGCCGCCTTCACGCGGATGTACGCCGCCTCGCCGCGGGCCTTCTGGCTGGACAGCTCCCGGACCGGGGCGGACCGGGCCCGGTTCTCGTTCCTCGGCGACGACGCCGGTCCGCTCGCCGAGTTCGTGCGCTACGACGTCACGAGCGGATACTGCGAGATCGAACGGGCCGGGCGGCCCCCGCGCAAGGTCCGGGCGAGCGTCTTCGACTATCTCAAGCGGCAGTTGGCCGGCCGTGCTGTGGACTCCACCGGGCTGCCCTTCGACTTCACCGGCGGATACGTCGGCTACTTCGGCTACGAGGTGAAGGCCGACTGCGGCTCCCCCAACCGGCACCGGTCCGCGACCCCCGACGCCTGCTGGCTGTTCGCCGACCGGCTGATCGCGGTGGACCACCAGGAGGGATTCACCTACGCCGTCGCCCTGGCCGAGGACACCCCGGCGGCCTCCCGCGAGGCCGCCGACTGGCTCGACGGGGCCCTGGAACAGCTGAGCTTCGTCCGCGCGGGGGGTGCGGGGGGTGCGGGGGGTGCGGACCCTGTGGCGCTGCCCGGACCCGTACCGGCGGGGCCCTGCCTCGACCCCGCCGGACCCCGGCTCGTGCGCGACCGGGAGACCGACTTCACCGGCGTCGAGGCGTGCCGGCGGGAACCGCGGGCGGGCGACGGACACGAGATCCGTCCGGCGAACGCCGCCCGGCTGCCCACTCCGTACGGTCCGTACCACCCGTACGACCCGTACGACCCGTACGACCCGTACGACCCGTACGACTTCTACCGGGTCCTGCGCCGGATCGATCCGGCGCCGTACGGGGCCTTCCTCAGGTTCGGGGATCTCGATGTGGCCGGCTCCTCGCCCGAGCGGTTCCTGCGGGTCACCCGGGACGGCGAGGCCGAGGCCGGGCCCGTCAAGGGCTCGGCACCGCGCGGCGCCGGACCCCTGGAGGACGCCCGTCCGCGGAACGCGCCGGCGTCGGACACCGAGGCGCGTGCCGAGAACCAGACGGCCGAGGGCGCGGACGCGGTGGACCGCGTGCGCGCCTGCTTCCCCGGCGGCTCGGCGACCGGTGCGCCGAAGCTCCGCACCCTGGAGATCACCGGCTCACTGGAGACCCGGGCGCGGGGGGTGTACTCCGGCGCCCTCGGCTATCTGGGGTGCGGCGGCGGCGCGGACCTCGCTCTCGCCGTCCGCACCGCCGTGCTGGTGGACGGGCGGACGCGTCTGGGGGCCGGGAGCGCGATCGCTCTCGACTCCGATCCGGCGGCCGCCCATGACGAGATGCTGCTGAAGACGGCGGCGCTCATGCGGGCCCCTCGGGAGCACGGTCGGGACGGCCAGCACGGCGAACACGGTCAGCACGGCGAACTCGGCGAACACGGCGCAGACGCCGAGCACGGCCGACCCGGCGGACACGACGAACGCGACGAACGCGACGAACCCGGCTGA